One window of Dermacentor albipictus isolate Rhodes 1998 colony chromosome 9, USDA_Dalb.pri_finalv2, whole genome shotgun sequence genomic DNA carries:
- the LOC135901971 gene encoding E3 ubiquitin-protein ligase Siah2-like isoform X5: MEEVARFLAYPCEYSIRGCTAKPILRDKQDHEKRCDYRPCPCLFTAKDCKWTGTSKDMMPHIRGAHPKLSIVLAEKTEFVVHDGQIPWSNETMTVQSCLGQHFATVLAMQHVGGFKLLHALVLIVNTPEEAQNFNYHLEVREGGRTLTWTSTPTSVVEGVEAAMARGDGLVFDARNFAVKLTVEVTIKRCPS; encoded by the exons ATGGAGGAAGTGGCTCGCTTTCTTGCCTACCCGTGCGAGTACTCGATTCGTGGCTGCACCGCTAAGCCAATCCTGCGTGACAAACAGGATCACGAGAAGAGGTGCGATTACAG GCCCTGTCCCTGCTTATTCACGGCGAAGGACTGCAAGTGGACTGGCACTTCAAAAGATATGATGCCGCACATCCGTGGAGCCCATCCGAAGTTGTCCATAGTCCTTG CCGAGAAGACGGAGTTCGTCGTCCACGATGGACAGATACCGTGGAGCAACGAGACGATGACGGTTCAGTCGTGCTTGGGGCAGCACTTCGCCACCGTCCTCGCGATGCAGCACGTCGGCGGTTTCAAGCTGCTCCACGCGCTGGTGCTGATCGTGAACACGCCGGAGGAGGCCCAGAACTTCAACTACCACCTGGAGGTGAGGGAAGGCGGCCGCACCCTCACATGGACGTCCACGCCCACTTCCGTCGTGGAAGGTGTCGAGGCGGCCATGGCTCGAGGAGACGGCCTCGTCTTCGACGCGCGCAACTTCGCCGTCAAGCTGACCGTCGAAGTCACCATCAAGCGGTGTCCTTCGTAG
- the LOC135901971 gene encoding E3 ubiquitin-protein ligase Siah2-like isoform X4, whose product MRCPVVALESGYNGSVPASAMEEVARFLAYPCEYSIRGCTAKPILRDKQDHEKRCDYRPCPCLFTAKDCKWTGTSKDMMPHIRGAHPKLSIVLAEKTEFVVHDGQIPWSNETMTVQSCLGQHFATVLAMQHVGGFKLLHALVLIVNTPEEAQNFNYHLEVREGGRTLTWTSTPTSVVEGVEAAMARGDGLVFDARNFAVKLTVEVTIKRCPS is encoded by the exons GCAGCGTCCCAGCGTCGGCCATGGAGGAAGTGGCTCGCTTTCTTGCCTACCCGTGCGAGTACTCGATTCGTGGCTGCACCGCTAAGCCAATCCTGCGTGACAAACAGGATCACGAGAAGAGGTGCGATTACAG GCCCTGTCCCTGCTTATTCACGGCGAAGGACTGCAAGTGGACTGGCACTTCAAAAGATATGATGCCGCACATCCGTGGAGCCCATCCGAAGTTGTCCATAGTCCTTG CCGAGAAGACGGAGTTCGTCGTCCACGATGGACAGATACCGTGGAGCAACGAGACGATGACGGTTCAGTCGTGCTTGGGGCAGCACTTCGCCACCGTCCTCGCGATGCAGCACGTCGGCGGTTTCAAGCTGCTCCACGCGCTGGTGCTGATCGTGAACACGCCGGAGGAGGCCCAGAACTTCAACTACCACCTGGAGGTGAGGGAAGGCGGCCGCACCCTCACATGGACGTCCACGCCCACTTCCGTCGTGGAAGGTGTCGAGGCGGCCATGGCTCGAGGAGACGGCCTCGTCTTCGACGCGCGCAACTTCGCCGTCAAGCTGACCGTCGAAGTCACCATCAAGCGGTGTCCTTCGTAG
- the LOC135901971 gene encoding putative nuclease HARBI1 isoform X1, which produces MLAVSRCAQRIAFIVRRFVWCSRVAMAAPIIALLESLGQPRQRIFRDAFDELTEEEFRDHFRLSKRTVRWLCEQLEDAIGGLRTGGITTQERVLCALRFFATGSYQRSIGSEEFVSMGQASVSESIHAVAEAITVVGRQQGWVSFPLSTAGKATAKAAFADRGRIPGVVACVDGTLIAIKQPEGLSPGETAGFMSRKGFYALNTMIVCDAHMRIVDIDPRFPGSCHDSYVWRHSPLLGRLTRNLRRGEWVLGDSGYPLEPWLLTPVPGHPGIDTPEGRYNQAHASMRNVVERAIGVLKARFRCLQRQGSRSCRTVMRRLMTTSHRCNRACLCLKGTTPAGKKRPESC; this is translated from the exons atgctcgccgtttcacgttgtgctcagagaatcgcgttcattgttCGGCGGTTTGTTTGGTGCTCACGAGTCGCGATGGCCGCTCCTattatcgcgcttttggagtcgctcgggcagcctcggcaacgcatctttcgggacgcatttgacgagcttaccgaggaagagttccgcgaCCACTTCAGGCTCTCGAAGCGCACTGTGCGCTGGCTCTGCGAGCAACTGGAAGACGCCATCggtggccttcggaccggtggcatcacgacgcaagagagggtgctttgtgctctccgtttcTTCGCGACGGGGAGCTACCAAAGATCCATCGGCAGCGAAGAATTCGTATCGATGGGGCAAGCTTCCGTGAGCGAAAGCATTCACGCAGTTGCGGAAGCAATAACCGTGGTGGGCCGGCAACAGGGCTGGGTAAGCTTCCCGTTGTCAACGGCCGGCAAGGCTACTgcaaaggcggcctttgcggatcggggccgcattcccggtgtagtggcctgCGTCGACGGGACGCTCATAGCGATCAAACAGCCCGAAGGACTCAGCCCGGGCGAGACCGCGGGCTTCATGTCAAGAAAAGGCTTCTACGCCTTGAATACCATGATC GTGTGTGATGCCCACATGCGCATCGTGGACATCGATCCCCGTTTCCCCGGATCGTGCCATGACTCCTACGTGTGGAGGCACTCACCACTGTTAGGCCGCCTCACACGTAACCTGCGACGTGGAGAATGGGTGCTTG GAGACTCGGGCTACCCTCTTGAGCCATGGCTGCTGACTCCTGTGCCAGGCCATCCAGGCATTGACACTCCGGAGGGGCGCTACAACCAGGCCCATGCCTCCATGAGGAACGTTGTGGAGAGGGCTATTGGCGTCTTGAAGGCAAGGTTCCGGTGCCTTCAAAG GCAGGGGAGCCGGAGCTGCAGGACAGTGATGAGGAGGCTGATGACAACCAGCCACCGCTGCAACAGGGCTTGCCTGTGTCTCAAGGGCACCACACCTGCCGGCAAGAAACGCCCAGAGAGCTGCTGA
- the LOC135901974 gene encoding E3 ubiquitin-protein ligase SIAH1-like isoform X1 — translation MVWVWYMLAVQLAVMQPRDDPVQVSGAVGPQSSAFNGRTMSAKIWRPDALDFPEVASELASVFECPICFDLIMPPITQCVNGHLLCSSCSKNISSVCPLCREQISHTRALAIEKVAGKLPYPCSYSSNGCTAQPLLNQKPDHERTCDFRTCPCIFADVTCKWTGTAKQMVAHVREAHQNSIVNGDKMKFVATNVDSRDPGVWKEVQSCLDQMFVVVLSREENIKSVNQFYLLVQILGTLKESKKFVCQLKVRGNGHLLTWSSPPSSIVEGVEAVIARRDCLVFGEQAFTCEGSLTVDVTVTVNIRETM, via the exons CTGTCGGTCCCCAGAGCTCGGCATTCAACGGTCGCACGATGAGCGCAAAAATCTGGAGACCTGATGCGTTGGACTTCCCTGAAGTGGCCTCGGAGTTGGCTAGCGTGTTTGAGTGCCCCATATGTTTCGACCTTATCATGCCTCCCATCACCCAGTGCGTGAACGGCCATCTGCTGTGTTCCTCGTGTTCCAAGAACATTTCCTCCGTGTGTCCACTTTGCCGGGAACAGATCA GCCACACCCGTGCCTTGGCTATAGAGAAAGTGGCAGGAAAACTTCCCTACCCATGCAGCTATTCGTCTAATGGTTGCACTGCTCAGCCGCTCCTGAATCAGAAGCCGGATCACGAGAGGACGTGCGATTTCAG AACGTGTCCCTGCATATTTGCGGATGTGACGTGCAAGTGGACCGGCACTGCAAAACAGATGGTTGCACACGTCCGTGAGGCCCACCAGAACTCCATTGTCAATG GTGACAAGATGAAATTCGTCGCCACGAACGTGGACAGCAGAGATCCAGGCGTGTGGAAGGAAGTTCAGTCGTGCTTGGACCAAATGTTCGTGGTTGTTCTCTCGCGCGAGGAGAATATCAAAAGTGTCAACCAGTTCTATCTGCTGGTACAGATCCTGGGTACACTGAAGGAGTCCAAGAAATTTGTCTGTCAGCTTAAGGTGCGAGGAAATGGTCACCTGCTCACGTGGTCATCACCGCCGAGTTCAATAGTGGAAGGAGTCGAGGCAGTCATCGCGCGAAGAGACTGCCTCGTCTTCGGCGAGCAAGCCTTCACCTGCGAAGGGAGTCTGACCGTCGACGTCACCGTGACAGTCAACATCAGAGAAACTATGTAG
- the LOC135901970 gene encoding uncharacterized protein isoform X1, which produces MSSHKNVKLGPHVSPHQRELLVAFMEGHPYLVRASCALTPECTVERRRQLWSELAALLNTEGPAAKTAEQWQVFWRKEVFLSRRDAATASASQSGTGGGRLPGLRGRIIALVGTSTVTGVCEAFYQPLDEPAMEVTVESVGTTAGTSGLSREGKLLLFPVAFLFVESVSYIRNANYFYSNR; this is translated from the exons ATGTCGTCGCACAAGAATGTCAAGCTTGGCCCTCACGTGTCGCCACACCAACGTGAACTGTTGGTGGCGTTTATGGAGGGCCATCCCTATCTTGTGCGGGCGTCGTGTGCACTCACACCGGAGTGCACGGTGGAGCGGAGGCGGCAGCTTTGGAGTGAGCTCGCCGCCCTGCTGAACACTGAGGGCCCGGCCGCCAAGACAGCCGAACAGTGGCAGGTCTTTTGGCGGAaagaagtatttctttcccgccGAGATGCCGCCACAGCTTCCGCAAGTCAAAG CGGCACGGGTGGTGGCCGTCTGCCCGGCCTTCGTGGCCGTATCATCGCCCTAGTGGGCACCTCCACGGTGACCGGAGTGTGCGAGGCTTTTTACCAACCACTCGACGAG CCCGCCATGGAGGTGACCGTGGAATCTGTGGGCACCACCGCAGGAACCAGTGGCCTTTCACGTGAAGGTAAGCTTTTGCTCTTCCCTGTTGCCTTCCTGTTTGTGGAATCTGTTTCGTATATAAGGAACGCAAACTATTTCTACTCTAACCGTTGA
- the LOC135901970 gene encoding uncharacterized protein isoform X2, whose product MSSHKNVKLGPHVSPHQRELLVAFMEGHPYLVRASCALTPECTVERRRQLWSELAALLNTEGPAAKTAEQWQVFWRKEVFLSRRDAATASASQSGTGGGRLPGLRGRIIALVGTSTVTGVCEAFYQPLDEPAMEVTVESVGTTAGTSGLSREGALQQPGVGPPATAQPAAGPGGVRTSK is encoded by the exons ATGTCGTCGCACAAGAATGTCAAGCTTGGCCCTCACGTGTCGCCACACCAACGTGAACTGTTGGTGGCGTTTATGGAGGGCCATCCCTATCTTGTGCGGGCGTCGTGTGCACTCACACCGGAGTGCACGGTGGAGCGGAGGCGGCAGCTTTGGAGTGAGCTCGCCGCCCTGCTGAACACTGAGGGCCCGGCCGCCAAGACAGCCGAACAGTGGCAGGTCTTTTGGCGGAaagaagtatttctttcccgccGAGATGCCGCCACAGCTTCCGCAAGTCAAAG CGGCACGGGTGGTGGCCGTCTGCCCGGCCTTCGTGGCCGTATCATCGCCCTAGTGGGCACCTCCACGGTGACCGGAGTGTGCGAGGCTTTTTACCAACCACTCGACGAG CCCGCCATGGAGGTGACCGTGGAATCTGTGGGCACCACCGCAGGAACCAGTGGCCTTTCACGTGAAG GAGCACTGCAGCAGCCAGGAGTGGGCCCTCCAGCCACTGCACAGCCTGCAGCTGGCCCTGGCGGAGTGCGAACCAGCAAGTGA
- the LOC135901974 gene encoding E3 ubiquitin-protein ligase Siah2-like isoform X2, translated as MSAKIWRPDALDFPEVASELASVFECPICFDLIMPPITQCVNGHLLCSSCSKNISSVCPLCREQISHTRALAIEKVAGKLPYPCSYSSNGCTAQPLLNQKPDHERTCDFRTCPCIFADVTCKWTGTAKQMVAHVREAHQNSIVNGDKMKFVATNVDSRDPGVWKEVQSCLDQMFVVVLSREENIKSVNQFYLLVQILGTLKESKKFVCQLKVRGNGHLLTWSSPPSSIVEGVEAVIARRDCLVFGEQAFTCEGSLTVDVTVTVNIRETM; from the exons ATGAGCGCAAAAATCTGGAGACCTGATGCGTTGGACTTCCCTGAAGTGGCCTCGGAGTTGGCTAGCGTGTTTGAGTGCCCCATATGTTTCGACCTTATCATGCCTCCCATCACCCAGTGCGTGAACGGCCATCTGCTGTGTTCCTCGTGTTCCAAGAACATTTCCTCCGTGTGTCCACTTTGCCGGGAACAGATCA GCCACACCCGTGCCTTGGCTATAGAGAAAGTGGCAGGAAAACTTCCCTACCCATGCAGCTATTCGTCTAATGGTTGCACTGCTCAGCCGCTCCTGAATCAGAAGCCGGATCACGAGAGGACGTGCGATTTCAG AACGTGTCCCTGCATATTTGCGGATGTGACGTGCAAGTGGACCGGCACTGCAAAACAGATGGTTGCACACGTCCGTGAGGCCCACCAGAACTCCATTGTCAATG GTGACAAGATGAAATTCGTCGCCACGAACGTGGACAGCAGAGATCCAGGCGTGTGGAAGGAAGTTCAGTCGTGCTTGGACCAAATGTTCGTGGTTGTTCTCTCGCGCGAGGAGAATATCAAAAGTGTCAACCAGTTCTATCTGCTGGTACAGATCCTGGGTACACTGAAGGAGTCCAAGAAATTTGTCTGTCAGCTTAAGGTGCGAGGAAATGGTCACCTGCTCACGTGGTCATCACCGCCGAGTTCAATAGTGGAAGGAGTCGAGGCAGTCATCGCGCGAAGAGACTGCCTCGTCTTCGGCGAGCAAGCCTTCACCTGCGAAGGGAGTCTGACCGTCGACGTCACCGTGACAGTCAACATCAGAGAAACTATGTAG